In the Sediminibacter sp. Hel_I_10 genome, one interval contains:
- a CDS encoding ABC transporter ATP-binding protein — MSKILKIKGLEKTYTSGSKQLTVLHDISFEVEKGQTFSIVGPSGSGKTTLLGLCAGLDRPNSGSVELCGQDLGTLSEDECAQLRNKEVGFIFQNFQLLPTLTALENVSVPLELQGAKHAAITAAELLEKVGLGDRKHHYPSQLSGGEQQRVALARAFSNAPSILFADEPTGNLDEDTGEKVIQLLFELNKDAGTTLVIISHDLDLANRTQQILRLKGGQIITNQSTAAL; from the coding sequence ATGTCAAAGATATTAAAGATAAAGGGTCTGGAGAAAACTTATACCAGCGGATCCAAACAATTAACGGTATTACATGATATTTCCTTTGAGGTTGAGAAAGGTCAGACGTTTTCTATCGTTGGCCCTTCAGGAAGTGGTAAAACAACCCTTTTAGGGTTGTGCGCAGGCTTAGATCGACCAAACTCAGGAAGCGTTGAATTATGCGGACAGGATCTAGGGACGCTTTCAGAAGATGAATGCGCCCAACTTAGAAATAAGGAAGTAGGTTTTATTTTTCAAAACTTTCAATTGCTGCCAACCCTAACGGCCTTAGAGAATGTGAGTGTACCATTAGAGCTACAAGGCGCAAAACATGCTGCAATAACAGCGGCGGAACTGTTGGAAAAAGTAGGTCTAGGAGATCGAAAGCACCATTATCCATCACAGCTTTCTGGAGGGGAGCAGCAGCGTGTGGCATTAGCACGTGCATTTTCAAATGCGCCTTCTATTTTATTTGCAGATGAGCCTACGGGAAATCTCGATGAGGATACTGGTGAAAAAGTCATTCAGCTTTTATTTGAATTAAATAAGGACGCCGGCACCACATTAGTTATTATCTCACACGATTTGGATTTGGCCAATAGAACTCAGCAAATTTTGAGACTTAAGGGCGGACAAATTATCACCAATCAATCTACAGCTGCGCTTTGA